The Streptomyces albofaciens JCM 4342 genome has a segment encoding these proteins:
- a CDS encoding stealth family protein produces MKQSEASRAGQRRAPGSRPQAVRGAAQQPAGTVPGVDGGANAEASALVAVYRKVLPKKVRKAIAGRYSPEMRRSIKRALSTASAGRPLSQVRGTALTTRHRSLITASGGVVLSVDGRPRVGFVEDRLSPETARRANLGAVTAALEGAEIDYFCVRSRLDGATTVAVSAADRARTLAALQKLCRTLPAYFGPQSGEGGRVAPAYPAAGWRRHARAESLRLFWYRTERSRRLVLGPEHGCDIEFWAPEDGRLVAPRRNDVTESVAADAPSVEVPAATFTAPSGTRDVSPLMVRTREEFTTVLPHDVAFPVDVVYTWVDGADSAWQRRRARYSGTAYHEEAANAARYANHDELRYSLRSLAMYAPWVRNIYLVTDDQTPAWLDTRQPGITVVSHREIFTDPSVLPTFNSHAIESQLHHIAGLSEHFLYFNDDVFLGAEMWPKDFFLANGLTKCFPSPALVPLGPPSAEDVPVSVAGKNNRALIQERFGTTPVRKMRHVPHALNRNVLAEIEEEFAEQHRRTAAQRFRSDEDISIPSSLYHYYAFHTRRALPSDLPYVYIDVSKPNAANRLDRLLLHRDKSVFCLNDTLSTEDDFEQRTGLLRPFLEAYFPVPSRYELHA; encoded by the coding sequence ATGAAGCAGAGCGAGGCGTCGCGCGCCGGCCAGCGGCGCGCGCCGGGCAGCAGACCGCAGGCCGTGCGGGGCGCTGCGCAGCAGCCGGCCGGCACCGTGCCCGGCGTCGACGGGGGAGCCAACGCCGAGGCGTCGGCCCTCGTCGCCGTCTACCGCAAGGTGCTGCCGAAGAAGGTGCGCAAGGCCATCGCCGGCCGGTATTCGCCCGAGATGCGGCGCAGCATCAAGCGGGCGCTGAGCACCGCGTCCGCCGGACGCCCCCTGAGCCAGGTGCGCGGTACCGCCCTCACCACGCGCCACCGCTCCCTGATCACCGCCTCCGGCGGAGTCGTCCTGTCCGTCGACGGGCGTCCCCGGGTCGGTTTCGTCGAGGACCGGCTCTCTCCCGAAACCGCGCGCCGCGCCAACCTGGGCGCGGTCACCGCGGCCCTGGAGGGCGCGGAGATCGACTACTTCTGCGTACGCAGCCGGCTGGACGGCGCGACCACCGTCGCCGTCTCCGCGGCCGACCGGGCGCGCACCCTGGCCGCCCTGCAGAAGCTGTGCCGCACCCTGCCCGCCTACTTCGGCCCGCAGAGCGGCGAGGGCGGACGGGTCGCCCCCGCCTACCCCGCCGCGGGCTGGCGCCGCCACGCCCGCGCCGAGTCGCTGCGGCTGTTCTGGTACCGCACGGAGCGCAGCCGCCGCCTGGTGCTGGGCCCCGAGCACGGCTGCGACATCGAGTTCTGGGCGCCCGAGGACGGCCGGCTGGTGGCTCCGCGGCGCAACGACGTCACCGAGTCCGTGGCCGCCGACGCCCCCTCCGTGGAGGTTCCCGCCGCGACCTTCACCGCGCCCAGCGGCACCCGCGACGTGTCCCCCCTCATGGTGCGCACCCGCGAGGAGTTCACCACCGTCCTGCCGCACGACGTCGCCTTCCCCGTCGACGTCGTCTACACCTGGGTCGACGGCGCCGACTCGGCCTGGCAGCGCCGCCGGGCCCGCTACTCGGGCACCGCGTACCACGAGGAGGCGGCCAACGCGGCGCGGTACGCCAACCACGACGAGCTGCGCTACTCCCTGCGCTCGCTCGCGATGTACGCGCCGTGGGTGCGCAACATCTACCTCGTCACCGACGACCAGACCCCCGCCTGGCTCGACACCCGGCAGCCGGGCATCACCGTCGTCAGCCACCGGGAGATCTTCACCGACCCCAGCGTGCTGCCGACGTTCAACTCGCACGCCATCGAGAGCCAGCTCCACCACATAGCCGGTCTCTCGGAGCACTTCCTGTACTTCAACGACGATGTGTTCCTGGGCGCCGAGATGTGGCCCAAGGACTTCTTCCTCGCGAACGGCCTGACCAAGTGCTTCCCCTCGCCCGCACTGGTGCCGCTCGGCCCGCCCTCCGCCGAGGACGTACCGGTCTCCGTCGCGGGCAAGAACAACCGCGCGCTGATCCAGGAGCGCTTCGGCACCACGCCGGTGCGCAAGATGCGCCATGTGCCGCACGCGCTGAACCGCAACGTCCTCGCCGAGATCGAGGAGGAGTTCGCCGAGCAGCACCGCAGGACCGCGGCCCAGCGGTTCCGCAGCGACGAGGACATCTCCATCCCGTCCTCGCTGTACCACTACTACGCGTTCCACACCCGGCGCGCGCTGCCCAGCGACCTGCCCTACGTCTACATCGACGTCTCGAAGCCGAACGCGGCGAACCGGCTGGACCGGCTCCTGCTGCACCGCGACAAGAGCGTCTTCTGCCTCAACGACACCCTGTCCACCGAGGACGACTTCGAGCAGCGCACCGGACTGCTGCGCCCGTTCCTGGAGGCGTACTTCCCGGTCCCCAGCCGGTACGAACTGCATGCGTGA
- a CDS encoding PIG-L family deacetylase has translation MREHMEAAGPFRPTRRAVALGLAALTVAGCGGPAERPRARTAPGDKRGAVAAADDGKSGARVLQIVAHPDDDLYFMNPDLQQSIDANDQLATVYLNGGESGGRNKVPGSGTAPKADVAAYAGARRQGLRQAYSFMATGRPDARWELKADRLPDGTLVETDTLAGHPGLQLVFLGIRQHAGGAAGRSRGLPDLWSDPSMVTSTLVSTGSPVRDPHQVTRASLTDALVHLLERYRPTLVRTMDPDPDMQVHDKEHRVHHDQRGYSDHPDHTAAALFTYAALARYRSRRGSDPHLVAAYRGYYNERWPHNLPKQLIRAKADVLNAYGGHPDSCGFAAGCGDYDVGQDRSYGTGWLQRTSPRHPAAGPQASPAPDGRLTAFAVLGDQAAMWQETARGSGKWTGPRLLGGDGLLPGLTASLTGDGRWQLFAERIAALGHTGRDNRREIVMVQQTRAGGPFGAWTSLGNPESDPDHGRRVGGPVVTRADGTTYLFARTWAKGVAVRRYTDGDWDRWTDLGGAEVQEGLSAVTDSRGRVHLFGAGHDTVHHWAQERPGGDFTLVPTGLPAPADPPTALARPDGTVLLAFREAGSARPLAWTLPAAGGTWRPEKVGLVARGYGALTLHPVRDGVLLAARNNSGSTSLATLGARKAPRWSTAAGRVVGTVCLTGTTDARPVLVRLAPDATLHSEVVAG, from the coding sequence ATGCGTGAGCACATGGAAGCCGCCGGCCCGTTCCGTCCCACCCGCCGCGCCGTCGCCCTGGGGCTCGCCGCCCTGACCGTGGCGGGGTGCGGCGGGCCTGCCGAGCGCCCGCGGGCCCGTACGGCGCCGGGCGACAAGCGCGGCGCGGTGGCCGCCGCGGACGACGGCAAGAGCGGTGCCCGGGTCCTCCAGATCGTCGCCCACCCCGACGACGACCTGTACTTCATGAACCCGGACCTCCAGCAGTCCATCGACGCCAACGACCAGCTCGCCACCGTCTACCTGAACGGTGGGGAGAGCGGCGGCCGCAACAAGGTCCCGGGCAGCGGGACGGCGCCGAAGGCCGATGTCGCCGCCTACGCGGGTGCCCGACGGCAGGGCCTGCGCCAGGCGTACTCGTTCATGGCGACCGGCCGGCCCGACGCGCGCTGGGAGCTGAAGGCCGACAGGCTGCCGGACGGCACGCTCGTCGAGACCGACACGCTCGCGGGCCACCCCGGCCTCCAGCTCGTCTTCCTCGGCATCCGGCAGCACGCCGGCGGGGCGGCCGGGCGCAGCCGTGGTCTGCCGGACCTGTGGTCCGACCCGTCGATGGTCACCAGCACCCTCGTCTCCACCGGCTCGCCCGTGCGCGATCCGCACCAGGTCACCCGGGCGAGCCTGACCGACGCCCTGGTCCACCTGCTGGAGCGGTACCGCCCCACGCTCGTACGGACCATGGACCCGGACCCCGACATGCAGGTCCACGACAAGGAGCACCGGGTCCACCACGACCAGCGCGGCTACTCGGACCACCCGGACCACACGGCCGCCGCGCTGTTCACCTACGCCGCCCTCGCGCGCTACCGGAGCCGCCGGGGCAGCGATCCCCACCTGGTGGCCGCCTACCGCGGCTACTACAACGAACGCTGGCCGCACAACCTGCCCAAGCAGCTCATCAGGGCCAAGGCCGACGTGCTCAACGCGTACGGGGGGCACCCCGACTCCTGCGGGTTCGCCGCCGGCTGCGGAGACTACGACGTCGGCCAGGACCGCTCCTACGGCACCGGCTGGCTGCAGCGGACCTCGCCGCGCCACCCCGCCGCCGGTCCGCAGGCGAGCCCGGCGCCCGACGGGCGGCTGACCGCGTTCGCCGTCCTGGGGGACCAGGCCGCCATGTGGCAGGAGACCGCCCGCGGCAGCGGCAAGTGGACCGGGCCGAGGCTGCTCGGGGGCGACGGGCTGCTGCCCGGGCTGACCGCGTCCCTGACCGGGGACGGCCGCTGGCAGCTCTTCGCCGAGCGGATCGCGGCCCTCGGCCACACGGGCCGCGACAACCGCCGCGAGATCGTCATGGTGCAGCAGACCCGCGCGGGCGGGCCGTTCGGCGCCTGGACCTCGCTCGGCAACCCCGAGTCCGACCCGGACCACGGCCGACGCGTCGGCGGGCCCGTGGTGACCCGGGCCGACGGCACCACGTACCTCTTCGCGCGCACCTGGGCCAAGGGCGTCGCGGTCCGCCGGTACACGGACGGCGACTGGGACCGCTGGACGGACCTGGGCGGCGCCGAGGTCCAGGAAGGGCTGAGCGCCGTCACCGACAGCCGGGGGCGGGTGCACCTGTTCGGCGCGGGGCACGACACCGTCCATCACTGGGCACAGGAGCGGCCCGGCGGGGACTTCACGCTCGTACCGACCGGGCTGCCCGCGCCCGCCGACCCGCCGACGGCGCTGGCCCGCCCCGACGGCACGGTCCTGCTCGCGTTCCGGGAGGCCGGCAGTGCCCGCCCGCTCGCCTGGACGCTGCCCGCCGCGGGCGGCACATGGCGGCCGGAGAAGGTGGGGCTGGTCGCCCGGGGGTACGGCGCGCTCACCCTCCACCCCGTCCGTGACGGCGTCCTGCTGGCGGCCCGCAACAACAGCGGCAGCACCAGCCTGGCCACCCTCGGCGCCCGCAAGGCTCCGCGCTGGTCCACCGCCGCCGGCCGGGTCGTCGGCACCGTCTGCCTGACCGGCACCACCGACGCCCGCCCGGTCCTGGTCCGGCTCGCGCCGGACGCGACGCTGCACAGTGAGGTGGTGGCGGGCTGA
- a CDS encoding condensation domain-containing protein yields the protein MPLSPPQSRLWTVNYLGGGSPDYVSALLFAFEGPLDTEALRTALTDLTTRHEILRTVLPYGESGPEQRILPADTAPLDFRTTVLDEEADLDAELDAAVSAELATPFDLQRDLPLRARLYLHDEKRHTLLLAIHHVAFDGHSAAPLHRDLAVAYTARAAGQAPAWPAPAPQYADHTLALHHPGADRDRPDSPAARYWTRELTGLPTPLPLPRTNHPSHPAPPGAAATIPLTIDPRLHTALEAAARQCSATTYMAVHAAFAAALTAAGAGHDIPVGVPLSGRDTPGLDNLVGCLVNTVVLRTRTSGDPTPRALITQVRDRLLAAHEHRSLPFDHLVGLLNPPRSAAHHPLFQVALTYLHHPTGADAPHWPEPLAVRLAPVHRPHTELDLLLELHEQRTPDNEPAGITGQLTYAAGRFTHETAAFLHARLTTALTAVPHLDAPFPLPQDVRPAE from the coding sequence ATCCCCCTCTCCCCGCCCCAGTCCCGTCTCTGGACCGTCAATTACCTCGGCGGCGGGAGCCCCGACTATGTCAGCGCCCTCCTCTTCGCCTTCGAAGGCCCGCTCGACACCGAGGCGCTGCGAACGGCCCTCACCGACCTCACCACCCGCCACGAAATCCTGCGCACCGTCCTCCCCTACGGCGAAAGCGGCCCGGAACAGCGCATCCTCCCCGCCGACACCGCCCCCTTGGACTTCCGCACGACCGTCCTCGACGAGGAAGCGGACCTGGACGCGGAACTGGACGCCGCCGTCTCCGCCGAACTGGCCACCCCCTTCGACCTCCAACGCGACCTCCCCCTCCGCGCCCGTCTGTACCTCCACGACGAGAAGCGGCACACCCTCCTCCTCGCCATCCACCACGTCGCCTTCGACGGCCACTCGGCCGCCCCGCTCCACCGCGACCTGGCCGTCGCCTACACGGCCCGCGCCGCAGGCCAAGCCCCCGCCTGGCCCGCTCCCGCCCCTCAGTACGCCGACCACACCCTCGCGCTGCACCACCCCGGCGCGGACCGGGACCGGCCCGACAGCCCCGCGGCCCGCTACTGGACCCGCGAACTCACCGGCCTCCCCACCCCGCTCCCCCTCCCCCGGACCAACCACCCGTCCCACCCCGCACCACCCGGGGCAGCCGCCACCATCCCCCTGACCATCGACCCCCGCCTGCACACCGCCCTGGAAGCCGCGGCCCGGCAGTGTTCAGCGACGACTTACATGGCCGTGCACGCGGCCTTCGCGGCCGCCCTCACCGCCGCCGGCGCGGGCCACGACATCCCCGTGGGCGTGCCGTTGAGCGGGCGCGACACCCCCGGCCTCGACAACCTCGTCGGCTGCCTGGTCAACACCGTCGTCCTGCGTACCCGTACCTCCGGAGACCCCACTCCCCGCGCCCTGATCACCCAAGTACGCGACCGACTGCTGGCCGCCCACGAACACCGGTCCCTCCCCTTCGACCACCTGGTGGGTCTCCTCAACCCACCCCGCTCCGCAGCCCACCACCCGCTGTTCCAGGTGGCGTTGACCTATCTGCACCACCCGACCGGCGCCGACGCCCCCCACTGGCCGGAGCCCCTGGCCGTCCGCCTGGCCCCGGTCCACCGCCCCCACACAGAGCTCGACCTTCTCCTGGAACTCCACGAACAGCGCACCCCGGACAACGAACCGGCCGGTATCACAGGGCAGTTGACGTACGCGGCGGGCAGGTTCACGCACGAGACCGCGGCCTTCCTGCACGCCCGCCTCACCACGGCCCTCACCGCGGTCCCCCACCTCGACGCGCCGTTCCCCCTGCCCCAGGACGTCCGCCCGGCGGAATGA